A genomic segment from Halomonas sp. TA22 encodes:
- a CDS encoding MotA/TolQ/ExbB proton channel family protein — protein sequence MPLWLEPLERLIEAGGAVLVVIALVAMLLFSLALERVWFFRITYRRTRNALIGRWARRSDHLSWSALTLRDVWSRELIGRLRRPLPWLKLLVALCPLLGLLGTVTGMIAVFDSLALTETSQARAMADGVARATLPTLAGMAVAVVGLLFTSRLEHIIRREDQRLHDRLARAVEETDA from the coding sequence ATTCCGCTATGGCTTGAGCCTCTGGAGCGCCTGATCGAGGCGGGCGGGGCGGTTCTGGTGGTGATTGCGCTGGTGGCCATGTTGCTGTTCAGCCTGGCTCTGGAGCGTGTCTGGTTCTTTCGCATCACCTATCGTCGGACCCGCAATGCCTTGATCGGCCGCTGGGCAAGGCGTTCCGATCATCTCAGCTGGAGTGCACTGACGCTGCGTGATGTCTGGTCCCGCGAGCTCATCGGGCGGCTGCGCCGTCCGTTGCCCTGGCTGAAACTGCTGGTGGCGCTCTGCCCTTTGCTGGGACTGCTCGGCACCGTGACCGGCATGATCGCCGTCTTCGATAGTCTGGCATTGACCGAAACCAGCCAGGCCCGGGCGATGGCGGATGGCGTGGCTCGCGCGACCCTGCCAACCCTGGCCGGCATGGCCGTGGCAGTCGTGGGGCTGCTATTCACCAGTCGCCTTGAGCACATCATTCGACGCGAGGACCAGCGGTTGCATGACCGCTTGGCCCGCGCCGTGGAGGAAACCGATGCGTAG
- a CDS encoding energy transducer TonB has translation MMRASFSIAGGITLALLLFWLLALLVAPPQEEYDELEVQMSLSMVDMPDVPEVEVAEAAAELPPPPPPLPAAEPPPMPEPVLMMESPIALPEPELPTEEVVPLELDEALPELTEIEIPEPQPEPQPEPESQPRPEPTSQPAPAPSPEPAPVASAAQPAQAQAEPAPQTPMDVGQITPTRRVPPEYPTRAQRRGLEGYVELQFMIRPDGSVDRSSIQVVDASPRSVFDSAAQQAVANWQFEPADRLRRARQRLEFQLR, from the coding sequence ATGATGCGGGCATCCTTCTCGATAGCGGGGGGGATCACCCTGGCACTGCTGCTGTTCTGGCTGCTGGCACTGCTGGTGGCGCCGCCACAGGAGGAGTACGACGAGCTCGAGGTGCAGATGAGCCTGAGCATGGTCGATATGCCCGACGTGCCCGAGGTCGAGGTCGCCGAAGCCGCCGCGGAACTCCCGCCGCCGCCGCCGCCGCTGCCGGCAGCGGAGCCGCCGCCAATGCCGGAGCCGGTACTCATGATGGAGAGTCCCATCGCGCTACCCGAGCCTGAACTGCCAACCGAGGAGGTGGTTCCGCTGGAGCTCGACGAGGCACTGCCGGAGCTCACCGAGATCGAGATACCGGAACCTCAGCCCGAGCCACAGCCTGAGCCCGAGTCACAGCCACGGCCGGAACCGACGTCTCAGCCGGCCCCCGCACCATCGCCCGAGCCGGCCCCCGTTGCATCAGCGGCGCAACCGGCCCAGGCACAGGCCGAGCCTGCGCCGCAGACGCCGATGGATGTCGGACAGATCACGCCAACGCGCCGCGTGCCGCCGGAGTATCCCACGCGAGCTCAGCGGCGGGGGCTCGAGGGCTACGTGGAGCTGCAGTTCATGATCCGTCCCGATGGTAGTGTCGATCGCTCCTCCATCCAGGTTGTCGATGCCAGCCCGCGCAGCGTCTTCGATAGTGCGGCTCAGCAGGCCGTGGCCAACTGGCAGTTCGAGCCTGCCGACCGGTTACGCCGAGCCCGTCAACGTCTGGAATTCCAATTGAGGTGA
- a CDS encoding antibiotic biosynthesis monooxygenase produces the protein MIKILIERRIMPGLEAEYELAAKEAMRASINARGFIAGESLCERYHPERRLLITQWRDLTAWKSWLHSPERERVMQRVLPLLSDEEHIRLYEHC, from the coding sequence ATGATAAAAATCCTGATTGAGCGACGCATCATGCCAGGGCTCGAAGCGGAGTACGAACTTGCCGCCAAGGAGGCGATGCGCGCCTCGATCAATGCCCGAGGCTTTATTGCTGGCGAAAGTCTCTGCGAACGCTACCATCCCGAGCGGCGCCTCCTGATCACCCAATGGCGTGACCTGACCGCCTGGAAGAGTTGGCTGCATAGCCCCGAACGCGAGCGAGTCATGCAGCGGGTGCTACCGCTGCTCTCCGACGAAGAGCATATCCGCCTCTACGAGCACTGCTGA
- the rlmM gene encoding 23S rRNA (cytidine(2498)-2'-O)-methyltransferase RlmM — MIPQYLLLYCRPGFEKDLSAEISTKASEAGWQGYAVAEHNAGHLSYVLEGATPANGLHRDIPLASMVFARQSLVALPPLVGLSREDRLTPIIEQVMASGWSFESIWQETPDTNEAKALSGLIKALDRPLESALKKCGALRRKAGARRLHLLWSAGDRVQLGMSFPGNRSEFPGGIPRLRFPREAPSRSTLKLEEAWHAFVPKEEWPQRIDNAMTGADLGAAPGGWTYQLVRKGMYVYAIDNGPMNKTLMATGQVEHLREDGFSWEPPGRLDWLVCDIVDKPMRVTEMIERWLVKRWCREAVFNLKLPMKQRWSEVSRCLAYLASSLERANVSAEIGCRHLYHDREEVTVHVRLLD, encoded by the coding sequence ATGATCCCCCAATACCTGCTGCTCTATTGCCGCCCAGGCTTCGAGAAAGATCTGAGTGCGGAAATATCCACCAAGGCCAGTGAAGCGGGGTGGCAGGGATATGCCGTGGCCGAACACAATGCCGGACATCTGAGTTATGTGTTGGAGGGCGCCACTCCAGCCAATGGCTTGCACCGCGATATTCCACTTGCATCGATGGTGTTTGCTCGTCAAAGTCTCGTCGCCTTGCCTCCGCTCGTCGGGTTGTCACGTGAAGATCGACTGACACCTATCATTGAGCAGGTAATGGCCAGTGGGTGGAGCTTCGAATCGATATGGCAGGAGACGCCGGATACCAACGAGGCCAAGGCGCTCAGCGGCCTGATCAAGGCACTTGACCGGCCTTTGGAGTCGGCTCTGAAGAAGTGCGGAGCGCTGCGTCGCAAGGCGGGAGCGCGACGGCTCCATCTGCTGTGGAGTGCCGGAGACAGAGTACAGCTCGGGATGAGCTTTCCTGGCAATCGCAGCGAGTTTCCCGGCGGCATTCCCCGGCTACGATTCCCTCGAGAGGCACCCAGCCGATCGACACTGAAGCTCGAGGAGGCATGGCATGCGTTTGTACCGAAGGAGGAGTGGCCGCAGCGCATCGATAATGCCATGACCGGGGCGGACCTCGGCGCGGCGCCGGGAGGCTGGACCTATCAGCTGGTGAGAAAGGGCATGTATGTCTACGCCATCGACAACGGTCCCATGAATAAGACATTGATGGCCACCGGCCAGGTGGAACACTTGCGAGAGGATGGTTTTTCCTGGGAACCGCCGGGGCGCTTGGACTGGCTGGTCTGCGACATCGTCGACAAGCCGATGCGGGTGACCGAGATGATCGAGCGCTGGCTGGTGAAGCGCTGGTGTCGCGAGGCGGTCTTCAACCTCAAGTTGCCGATGAAGCAGCGCTGGAGCGAAGTCTCGCGCTGCCTGGCCTACTTGGCCTCCAGCCTGGAACGGGCCAATGTATCGGCCGAGATCGGCTGCCGGCATTTATACCATGATCGAGAAGAGGTGACCGTTCATGTGAGGTTGCTGGACTGA
- the tusA gene encoding sulfurtransferase TusA, with translation MADQLVDLPSHDVELDTRGLYCPEPIMLMHNRVRDMSMGDVLKVVASDPATTRDIPKFCSFLGHELLYQAERDGTYHYYLRLG, from the coding sequence ATGGCCGACCAACTCGTCGACTTGCCCAGCCACGATGTCGAACTCGATACCCGGGGGCTCTACTGCCCCGAGCCCATCATGCTGATGCATAACCGGGTGCGCGACATGAGCATGGGAGATGTGCTCAAGGTAGTGGCCAGCGATCCGGCCACCACCCGCGACATCCCCAAGTTCTGCAGCTTTCTGGGACATGAGCTGCTTTACCAGGCTGAGCGCGATGGCACTTACCACTACTATCTGCGCCTGGGCTAA
- a CDS encoding DUF3450 domain-containing protein, protein MSTTPIQSRHWCCLLLCASLASPAFAEVTLRHEAREAQQRQAELQARIDAADDATREALQELRRLERETSRLTGYNAELEPRLTRQADTLERREAALDTLESTRDALPSLKRGLIERLASWVERDMPFLIEERQARVASVESGLANPELADADQLERILAAWRAELDYGREMDAWRGYLSESDEGEARREVDYLRIGRVGFYYLSSDGREGGVWQADARRWQALDEAERREVRNALRIARDQRAPALLRLPVSQPLEEVPAPAEGHS, encoded by the coding sequence GTGAGTACTACCCCAATTCAATCCAGGCATTGGTGTTGCCTACTGCTGTGCGCCTCGCTGGCGTCGCCGGCCTTTGCCGAGGTGACGCTTCGCCACGAAGCGCGGGAGGCCCAGCAGCGTCAGGCTGAGCTGCAGGCAAGGATCGATGCCGCTGATGACGCAACCCGGGAAGCCCTGCAGGAGCTGCGTCGTCTGGAGCGAGAGACGAGTCGACTGACCGGCTACAATGCCGAGCTCGAACCTCGTCTGACGCGTCAAGCCGATACCCTGGAGCGTCGAGAGGCGGCGCTGGATACCCTTGAGTCCACCCGGGATGCGCTGCCATCGCTCAAGCGTGGGCTGATCGAGCGCCTTGCCTCATGGGTCGAGCGGGATATGCCTTTTCTGATCGAAGAGCGTCAGGCGCGCGTTGCCAGTGTGGAGAGTGGCCTGGCCAATCCCGAGCTTGCCGATGCAGACCAACTGGAGCGCATTCTGGCGGCCTGGCGCGCCGAGCTCGACTACGGCCGGGAAATGGATGCCTGGCGTGGTTATTTGAGCGAGAGCGACGAGGGTGAAGCGCGCCGTGAAGTCGACTACCTGCGTATCGGTCGGGTTGGCTTCTACTATCTCTCATCGGATGGCCGTGAGGGTGGAGTCTGGCAGGCCGACGCCCGACGCTGGCAAGCGCTCGACGAGGCCGAGCGACGTGAAGTGCGTAACGCGCTGCGTATCGCCCGCGATCAGCGGGCTCCTGCACTGTTGAGACTGCCGGTCTCGCAGCCATTGGAAGAGGTGCCTGCACCGGCGGAGGGGCACTCATGA
- a CDS encoding TonB-dependent receptor, whose translation MRITLRFPFQHSGLALAIGAAMAFPAQAEQRLDSIVVTAAGFEQALNDAPASISVITREELQQRRFTNIAEALADVPGVDVRSGTGKTGGLNIGIRGMPSNYTLILIDGRRQNASGDVTPNGFGETATSFMPPLSAIERIEVIRGPMSTLYGSDAMGGVINIITRPVSNTWTGNVAVDTTFHQDRDAGNSQNINLYTSGPLVEDVLGLQLRGRLFDRDSSERLIEDGTGRDPRPTEARIYTIGGRLTLNADEANILWLDAERSRQTYDNEDGRLGNLDTPARIFGYEDELRFNRDQVALGHTGRYAAGTLESSITHNTTETLGRTLPAGSAPNYGYEAAGGEPRLLENRDIVFDTKFVAPIEAHMVSVGAQYIDARLEDGAAGSQAFEQQSWALFLEDEWWLRDDLALTLGGRYEDHDAFGRHFSPRGYLVWNTTDNWTLKGGISQGYKTPTLNQLHDGVTGFTAQGQSITIGSPDLQPEESTNYEIGAIYDNLEGFSAGATAFYNRFSDRIANAEDIPNCQYIDNTGNTPNASLPNCISVGNFTAQEGFSQLINIDKAETRGIELTARYRLAPNWEVRGGYTYTDTEITSGDYEGMVLSNTPDHKLTASLTWDVTNRLSTTLEGEYYSSRERFSDGLPTSGQNLALYEQVGNKLDSYELFNLRTSYQIADNVRLTGTIYNLLDKDFGRADAYEWQGDTYQAYRFTQTGRSTDGIYLDGRSLWISASYDF comes from the coding sequence ATGCGCATAACTCTCCGCTTCCCCTTCCAGCACTCAGGCCTGGCGTTGGCTATTGGCGCTGCCATGGCATTTCCGGCCCAGGCCGAGCAGCGTCTCGATAGCATCGTCGTCACCGCCGCTGGCTTCGAGCAGGCGCTCAACGATGCACCGGCCAGCATTTCGGTCATTACCCGGGAAGAGCTGCAACAGCGGCGCTTCACCAATATCGCCGAGGCACTTGCCGACGTACCGGGCGTCGATGTGCGCTCCGGCACCGGCAAGACAGGGGGGCTCAATATTGGAATTCGCGGCATGCCGAGCAATTACACCTTGATCCTGATCGATGGGCGCCGCCAGAACGCCTCGGGAGACGTGACGCCCAATGGCTTTGGCGAAACCGCGACCAGCTTCATGCCGCCACTGTCGGCCATCGAGCGCATCGAGGTGATCCGCGGTCCGATGTCGACGCTCTATGGCTCCGATGCCATGGGCGGTGTCATCAATATCATCACCCGCCCGGTCAGCAATACCTGGACAGGCAACGTGGCGGTCGACACGACGTTCCATCAGGATAGAGACGCGGGCAATTCCCAGAATATCAACCTCTATACCTCCGGCCCGCTGGTAGAGGACGTACTCGGTCTGCAACTGCGTGGCCGGCTGTTCGACCGAGACAGCTCCGAGCGCCTGATCGAGGATGGCACCGGTCGCGACCCGCGCCCCACGGAAGCCCGCATATATACCATCGGCGGTCGGCTGACGCTCAATGCCGATGAGGCCAATATCCTATGGCTGGATGCCGAGCGTTCGCGTCAGACCTATGACAATGAAGATGGCCGCCTGGGCAACCTGGACACGCCCGCGCGCATCTTCGGCTATGAGGATGAACTGCGCTTCAACCGCGACCAGGTGGCTCTCGGTCATACCGGACGTTACGCCGCTGGAACTCTCGAGAGCAGTATCACTCACAACACCACCGAGACACTGGGTCGCACCCTGCCCGCAGGGAGTGCACCCAACTACGGTTATGAAGCGGCCGGCGGCGAGCCTCGCCTGCTCGAGAATCGCGACATCGTGTTCGACACCAAGTTCGTGGCCCCCATCGAAGCGCACATGGTGAGCGTAGGTGCCCAGTACATCGATGCCAGACTGGAGGATGGTGCCGCAGGTAGCCAGGCCTTCGAACAGCAGAGTTGGGCCCTGTTCCTCGAGGACGAGTGGTGGCTGCGCGACGACTTGGCGCTGACGCTGGGTGGCCGCTATGAGGATCATGATGCTTTCGGCAGACACTTCAGCCCACGCGGCTATCTGGTGTGGAACACCACCGACAACTGGACCCTGAAAGGTGGGATAAGCCAGGGTTACAAGACACCGACCCTCAATCAGCTGCACGATGGTGTGACTGGCTTCACCGCCCAAGGTCAGAGCATAACCATCGGCTCACCGGATCTGCAGCCTGAGGAGAGCACCAACTACGAGATTGGTGCGATCTATGACAACCTGGAGGGCTTTTCCGCCGGCGCCACCGCGTTCTATAACCGCTTCAGCGACCGTATTGCCAATGCGGAAGATATTCCCAATTGCCAATATATCGATAACACGGGCAACACACCCAACGCCAGCCTGCCTAACTGCATCAGTGTGGGCAACTTCACGGCACAGGAGGGTTTCAGCCAGCTGATCAATATCGACAAGGCAGAAACCCGTGGGATCGAGCTTACGGCTCGCTATCGCCTGGCACCCAACTGGGAAGTCCGTGGCGGCTACACCTATACCGACACCGAAATCACCTCAGGCGACTATGAGGGGATGGTGTTGAGCAATACGCCTGACCATAAGCTGACCGCGAGCCTGACCTGGGACGTGACCAATCGTTTGAGCACCACGCTCGAGGGGGAGTACTACTCTTCACGCGAACGCTTCTCCGATGGCCTGCCGACCTCGGGCCAGAATCTGGCGCTCTATGAGCAGGTCGGCAACAAGCTCGACAGCTATGAACTCTTCAACCTGCGCACCAGCTATCAGATCGCCGACAACGTGCGCCTGACCGGCACCATCTATAACCTGCTCGACAAGGATTTCGGTCGCGCCGACGCCTACGAGTGGCAAGGCGACACCTACCAAGCCTACCGTTTTACCCAGACGGGGCGCTCCACTGACGGCATTTATCTCGATGGCCGCAGCCTCTGGATTTCTGCCAGCTACGATTTCTGA
- a CDS encoding biopolymer transporter ExbD, translated as MRRRRLGADNGEASEVNLTPMLDVVFIMLIFFIVTTSFIKESGVEIQRPESSAASPRPDAQVMVAITPEGAVWVDGKPVDIHRVGGEVAALVSSDGSVVIQADRDSTTGLLIEVMDRIREAGVEQVAVAASRSAP; from the coding sequence ATGCGTAGACGCCGCCTTGGCGCCGACAACGGCGAAGCCAGCGAGGTCAATTTGACGCCGATGCTGGATGTGGTCTTCATCATGCTGATCTTCTTCATCGTGACCACCAGCTTCATCAAGGAGAGCGGGGTGGAAATTCAGCGCCCCGAATCGAGCGCGGCAAGCCCGCGACCCGACGCCCAGGTGATGGTCGCCATCACGCCGGAGGGAGCGGTGTGGGTGGATGGCAAGCCGGTCGATATTCACCGTGTGGGAGGAGAGGTGGCGGCACTCGTGAGCAGCGATGGCTCGGTGGTGATCCAGGCCGATCGCGACTCCACCACGGGGCTGCTGATCGAGGTGATGGATCGCATACGCGAGGCCGGTGTGGAGCAGGTGGCGGTCGCCGCAAGCCGGAGCGCCCCATGA
- a CDS encoding MotA/TolQ/ExbB proton channel family protein, with amino-acid sequence MKLSRVIQSLVLISLLLAPSVQAQQEPLQTLRAEREAAEARDQARLSELLEDQAGLEAALEEARSAHAAAQQQREALEARQQAQREHRAELDARQQEQGDDLAAVLATLARHSGEVRDALGQSWAAVGDAALPPRLDDVEVLQREHLETLADSVMALTAETGRVLRFEAPVAGTDGDVSVREVVRLGDFAAFTEEALLRRGADDSTLAVIERTPPEVANTLAAFHAGDARTLALDPTRGQVLSALAQQPSLMERFHQGGAVGYVVVALGAFGLLVALLQYGYLLQVSLAVRRQLRDLSQLHDHNPLGRVLRRFRAIHGEQVPEALEARLDEAVLAEMPRLERGQPLVKLLAAVAPLLGLLGTVTGMIVTFQAITVFGTGDPQLMAGGISQALVTTVLGLITAVPLLFAHTALASRSRHLAGVVEGQASAALAEHLEQRSATSRSFSGSDVRDSAMA; translated from the coding sequence ATGAAGTTGTCACGGGTCATTCAGAGCCTGGTGCTGATCTCGCTGTTGTTGGCTCCCTCGGTACAGGCGCAGCAGGAGCCGCTGCAGACACTGCGCGCCGAGCGTGAAGCCGCGGAGGCTCGCGATCAGGCACGCTTGAGCGAATTGCTTGAAGATCAGGCGGGGCTGGAAGCGGCGCTCGAGGAAGCCCGCTCGGCGCATGCCGCCGCGCAACAGCAGCGCGAGGCGCTGGAAGCGCGGCAACAGGCGCAGCGGGAGCACCGGGCAGAGCTTGACGCCCGCCAGCAGGAGCAGGGCGATGATCTGGCGGCGGTGCTTGCGACCCTGGCGCGCCATAGCGGCGAGGTTCGCGATGCGCTGGGGCAGAGTTGGGCGGCGGTAGGTGATGCCGCCTTGCCGCCTCGGCTCGACGACGTCGAGGTGCTCCAGCGTGAGCATCTCGAAACCCTGGCCGACAGCGTCATGGCGCTGACGGCTGAGACCGGGCGTGTGCTGCGCTTCGAGGCGCCGGTCGCGGGTACGGACGGCGATGTCTCCGTGCGCGAGGTGGTGCGGCTTGGCGACTTTGCCGCCTTTACCGAAGAGGCGTTATTGCGCAGGGGGGCCGACGACTCCACGCTTGCGGTCATCGAGCGCACGCCGCCCGAGGTGGCGAACACGCTGGCGGCATTCCATGCCGGCGATGCACGTACTCTGGCCCTCGATCCGACTCGTGGCCAGGTGCTCTCGGCGCTGGCACAGCAACCCTCGCTGATGGAGCGTTTCCATCAGGGGGGGGCGGTCGGTTATGTGGTTGTCGCGCTTGGTGCATTCGGGCTACTGGTCGCACTGCTGCAGTATGGCTACCTGTTGCAGGTCTCGCTCGCGGTGCGCCGCCAGCTGCGCGACCTGAGCCAGCTGCATGACCACAACCCCCTTGGCCGGGTACTGCGGCGCTTTCGTGCCATCCATGGTGAACAAGTGCCCGAAGCGCTAGAGGCGAGGCTTGACGAGGCGGTACTTGCCGAAATGCCGAGGCTCGAACGTGGCCAGCCGCTGGTCAAGCTGCTGGCCGCCGTGGCGCCGTTGCTGGGGTTGCTTGGAACAGTGACCGGGATGATCGTGACCTTCCAGGCGATCACGGTGTTCGGTACCGGCGATCCACAGTTGATGGCGGGTGGTATCAGTCAGGCGCTGGTGACCACCGTGCTTGGACTGATCACTGCCGTGCCGCTGCTCTTTGCTCACACGGCGCTGGCAAGCCGCAGCCGGCATCTGGCGGGTGTGGTGGAGGGCCAGGCCAGCGCTGCCCTGGCCGAGCATCTGGAACAGCGCTCAGCGACTTCTCGGTCCTTCTCAGGGAGTGACGTACGTGATTCCGCTATGGCTTGA
- a CDS encoding DUF3080 family protein produces MNLPPSLAMGLATMLLITGCERRGEADALLVDYQQQLAEALQLPAPEPQSPENIAAFPDRRRLTFDIPETRESLQNVYGLRQCNITSLVAERNTQLGRVAVPSQHWLYELELWRRLSGCLDSDIGASLAPTHRERLERLSEMKTRQLPFVSWNALFGSSEWRASFSRASRPLSPGNLPDIEPFLAALDYLREGALRQFDRDWRPDSATLSDHLQALRREPLTARVLRTLQLASLRLTEANRLLETERLGPLVCPETELFQAMPVDYLDAIEAYAERWLTSVDTLLEAHPISLPAMDRYRQEWLSLERAQAPWQRFVHARQEHQRLLAQRRAECTLTTQPASASNET; encoded by the coding sequence CGATGCTGCTCATCACGGGGTGTGAGCGCCGCGGGGAGGCGGATGCGCTGCTGGTCGATTATCAGCAACAGCTGGCGGAGGCTCTTCAGCTCCCCGCCCCCGAACCGCAATCGCCTGAAAACATTGCCGCATTTCCCGATCGGCGCAGGCTCACCTTCGACATTCCCGAGACACGCGAGAGTCTGCAGAACGTCTATGGGCTACGCCAATGCAATATCACCTCACTAGTGGCCGAGCGTAACACTCAGCTCGGTCGAGTGGCAGTGCCAAGTCAGCACTGGTTATACGAGCTGGAACTCTGGCGGCGGCTCTCCGGCTGTCTCGACTCCGACATCGGCGCCTCTCTTGCACCCACTCACCGTGAGCGTCTCGAGCGGCTGAGCGAGATGAAGACTCGACAGCTGCCGTTCGTGAGTTGGAATGCGCTGTTCGGCTCAAGCGAATGGAGAGCCAGCTTCTCACGTGCGAGCCGTCCGCTCTCGCCAGGCAATCTACCCGATATCGAACCCTTCCTGGCCGCTCTCGACTACCTGCGCGAAGGTGCCCTTCGCCAGTTCGATCGCGATTGGCGTCCCGACTCGGCAACGCTCTCCGATCACCTCCAGGCACTAAGACGAGAACCACTGACGGCCCGGGTCCTGCGTACGCTGCAACTGGCAAGCCTGCGCCTGACTGAAGCCAATCGACTTCTCGAAACGGAGCGCCTAGGGCCGCTCGTATGTCCTGAAACTGAGTTGTTTCAGGCAATGCCAGTCGATTATCTGGATGCTATCGAAGCATACGCCGAGCGCTGGTTGACTTCGGTTGACACCCTGCTCGAGGCACACCCGATATCGCTTCCCGCGATGGATCGCTACCGTCAGGAGTGGCTATCGCTTGAGCGCGCACAGGCACCCTGGCAGCGCTTTGTACATGCTCGACAGGAGCATCAGCGCTTGTTAGCGCAGCGGCGCGCTGAATGCACGTTGACAACACAGCCCGCCAGCGCAAGCAACGAGACTTAA